The following are from one region of the Nicotiana tabacum cultivar K326 chromosome 3, ASM71507v2, whole genome shotgun sequence genome:
- the LOC107785787 gene encoding uncharacterized protein LOC107785787, whose translation MNSHNSHPSKKTAANNSAIYFNMTCNSSSCLLCTITETGTSARRKLIIAQCFKDLPLLTDDKNLVITLRCLWNIALAQPDDSEFPFLGVFNCMTRLLNRCIRDQKWLSSGKNMYIPYYAAHIIGSYTMNKSRFSVLAVNSGVISPLIELLRGKITWVEQRVGVRALGHIARHRRTFEDIKVYEMEITKLAMDIVSKCIQTIYSEFVVKKSENRVEYHRHLMIKGLGGLEMENRKAESWAFQMQSWSLYLLNCFVRNKRNINLICKLEEFLKKLCGIWGGLHNQNSFVSGIGLIKSLCHSEIGRRNIAQSEGIVESICNLSRSSDEWQLWAIESLLLLVKDPNTRSAVTNIAAPLLADLVELRTIKGRRKMGDVITQVILQDYGKIKYGQLAFNRKGSQKAIEEIWDLKVEKRKRDKLMSKEEVTERELLVAILKREGNRKFWSAEIEAAVNKYTKALDLCPLKLRKERIVLYSNRAQCHLILEEAELAISDTTRALCLSGEMRPHIKSLWRRSQAYDMKGLARLSLMDCLRFINERSKLNNGKRSSRRKIPYYAMSMLNKQMTATWIFAGVAKSMADDINENGSHKSRDQHVLAGGKMKGKILKSMPTHGSDKEQRLLKKGRLWRRLNSTSRRSKGVIEPLLKRLKKRKSVDVQKKKSNSLLFANETKVRAI comes from the exons ATGAACTCCCATAACTCCCACCCCTCAAAGAAAACAGCTGCTAACAACTCTGCCATTTACTTCAACATGACATGCAACAGTAGTAGTTGCTTGTTATGCACCATTACTGAAACAGGTACATCTGCACGAAGAAAATTAATTATAGCTCAATGCTTCAAAGATTTGCCTCTTCTCACAGATGATAAAAACCTTGTCATTACCTTAAGATGCCTATGGAATATTGCTCTGGCTCAACCTGATGACTCTGAATTTCCATTTCTCGGCGTTTTTAATTGCATGACTAGACTTCTCAACAGGTGCATCCGTGACCAAAAATGGCTTTCGAGTGGCAAAAACATGTACATCCCTTACTATGCAGCTCACATTATTGGCTCTTATACCATGAATAAATCTCGATTTTCTGTCTTAGCTGTTAATTCAGGTGTAATTTCGCCATTAATTGAGCTTTTAAGAGGAAAGATAACATGGGTTGAGCAAAGAGTAGGTGTTAGAGCACTTGGTCACATTGCGAGACATAGAAGAACATTTGAAGACATTAAAGTCTACGAAATGGAAATCACAAAGCTAGCTATGGACATAGTTTCGAAATGCATTCAAACTATTTACAGTGAGTTTGTGGTCAAGAAAAGTGAAAATAGAGTAGAATATCATCGTCACTTGATGATAAAAGGTCTAGGAGGATTAGAAATGGAGAATAGAAAAGCAGAGTCTTGGGCTTTCCAAATGCAAAGCTGGTCTCTTTACCTTCTCAACTGCTTTGTTAGAAACAAAAGAAACATCAATTTGATATGCAAATTAGAAGAATTTCTCAAGAAATTATGTGGTATATGGGGTGGATTACACAACCAGAATTCTTTCGTCTCTGGTATTGGCCTAATCAAAAGTCTATGCCACAGTGAAATTGGTCGAAGAAACATAGCACAATCAGAAGGAATTGTAGAAAGTATCTGCAATCTCTCCAGGTCTTCAGACGAATGGCAATTATGGGCAATTGAAAGTCTTTTGTTACTTGTCAAAGATCCAAATACAAGAAGCGCAGTAACAAACATTGCTGCTCCTTTACTTGCTGATTTAGTAGAACTCAGAACTATTAAAGGTAGAAGAAAAATGGGTGACGTGATAACGCAAGTAATCTTACAAGATTATGGAAAAATTAAGTATGGTCAATTGGCTTTCAACAGAAAAGGATCACAAAAAGCTATTGAAGAGATTTGGGACTTGAAGgtggaaaaaaggaaaagggataAATTAATGTCCAAAGAAGAAGTAACGGAAAGAGAGCTTTTGGTTGCCATATTAAAACGTGAAGGAAATAGGAAATTTTGGTCAGCTGAAATTGAAGCAGCTGTAAACAAGTATACAAAGGCTTTGGATTTGTGCCCACTAAAATTAAGAAAAGAAAGGATTGTTCTTTATAGCAATAGAGCTCAATGTCATTTAATTCTGGAAGAAGCAGAGTTAGCTATTAGTGATACAACTCGAGCACTATGTTTATCAGGTGAAATGAGGCCTCACATTAAGAGTTTGTGGCGAAGATCACAGGCTTATGACATGAAAGGATTGGCTAGATTAAGTTTAATGGATTGTTTGAGGTTCATTAACGAACGTAGCAAGTTGAATAATGGAAAGAGAAGCAGCAGAAGGAAGATACCGTACTATGCAATGAGCATGTTGAACAAGCAGATGACAGCCACGTGGATTTTCGCGGGTGTCGCCAAGTCCATGGCAGATGACATTAATGAGAATGGAAGTCATAAATCCAGGGACCAGCATGTCTTAGCAGGTGGAAAAATGAAAGGGAAAATCTTAAAAA GCATGCCTACCCACGGGAGCGACAAGGAGCAGCGGCTCTTGAAAAAGGGACGGCTTTGGAGAAGGCTGAATAGTACAAGTCGGAGAAGCAAAGGCGTTATTGAACCATTGCTGAAAcgtttaaaaaaaaggaaaagcgtagatgtacaaaaaaaaaagtcaaatagTCTTTTGTTCGCCAACGAAACTAAAGTTCGAGCCATTTGA